The following are encoded together in the Armatimonadota bacterium genome:
- a CDS encoding aspartate kinase translates to MRIRVLKFGGTSVDSHEHRLMAARKVAQAKEAGYAPVVVVSAIGRKGAPYATDTLVEFLRSIDPSVDPAMRDRDLMMACGEIISTVIMAHTLRTLGHSAVPMTGGQAGIYTDEEYGAARIVAINNENVMRIIADGAVPVVAGFQGVHANGNGVESGTVTTLGRGGSDTTAAALGAALGAEAVEIFTDVDGVKTADPDYVPEASTLQEVTYEEVAEIAHQGARVLHPRAAEAAMDYDIPLYVRNTFSDEPGTLVVSSSSRRRFSAVTHTGKVVSLQISAPWVEHKSHLELEMFRLLGMAQVNVQLVSIDQEGFSLAFSREHFPRVRQMLDGLIIPIAKQNEEPQLYILRFSAETGSNFVVQHGLLEKAGMGGALRTVSIEFTEGLTMVSVIAPGYSGEPGVFYEAIKTLNEAGIAVIQAADSDLSLSCLVPESEVHRAVRILHDRFAITA, encoded by the coding sequence GTGAGAATCCGCGTCCTGAAGTTCGGGGGAACGAGCGTCGATTCGCACGAGCATCGGCTGATGGCGGCGCGAAAGGTAGCGCAGGCAAAAGAGGCCGGCTATGCCCCTGTCGTCGTCGTCTCGGCCATAGGGCGCAAGGGAGCGCCCTACGCGACCGACACGCTGGTGGAGTTTCTGCGCTCTATCGATCCCAGCGTCGATCCTGCGATGAGAGACCGCGACCTGATGATGGCCTGCGGCGAGATCATCTCTACCGTCATCATGGCCCACACCTTGCGCACGCTCGGGCACTCTGCCGTGCCGATGACCGGCGGCCAAGCAGGCATCTATACGGACGAAGAGTACGGCGCCGCAAGGATCGTCGCCATCAATAACGAGAACGTCATGAGAATAATTGCGGACGGCGCCGTGCCGGTCGTAGCAGGCTTCCAGGGCGTCCATGCCAATGGCAACGGCGTCGAATCGGGAACCGTTACGACCCTAGGCCGCGGCGGCAGCGACACGACGGCGGCCGCGCTAGGCGCCGCGCTGGGGGCAGAGGCCGTCGAGATTTTTACCGACGTAGACGGCGTCAAAACGGCCGACCCCGACTATGTGCCTGAAGCCTCGACGCTCCAAGAAGTAACCTACGAAGAGGTCGCGGAAATAGCCCACCAAGGGGCGCGAGTGTTGCATCCTCGGGCTGCCGAAGCCGCGATGGATTACGATATCCCGCTCTATGTTCGGAACACCTTTTCCGACGAGCCGGGAACCCTGGTCGTCTCTTCATCCTCCCGCCGTCGCTTCTCTGCGGTAACGCACACGGGCAAGGTCGTCAGCCTTCAGATTTCGGCGCCGTGGGTAGAGCACAAAAGCCATCTGGAACTGGAGATGTTCCGACTCCTGGGCATGGCCCAAGTGAACGTGCAACTGGTCAGCATCGACCAAGAAGGATTCTCGCTCGCATTCTCCCGCGAGCACTTTCCCCGCGTCCGCCAGATGCTGGACGGCCTGATCATCCCCATCGCAAAGCAGAACGAGGAGCCGCAGCTCTACATCCTGCGATTCAGCGCAGAAACGGGGTCGAACTTCGTCGTGCAGCACGGCTTGTTAGAGAAGGCCGGCATGGGCGGCGCCTTGCGCACCGTTTCGATCGAGTTCACCGAAGGGCTGACGATGGTCTCCGTCATCGCGCCGGGCTACAGCGGCGAACCGGGCGTATTCTACGAGGCGATCAAAACGCTGAACGAGGCCGGGATCGCCGTCATCCAGGCCGCCGACTCCGATTTGTCTCTGTCGTGCTTGGTGCCCGAGAGCGAGGTGCATCGAGCCGTGAGGATCCTCCATGACCGATTCGCAATTACCGCCTGA
- a CDS encoding AtpZ/AtpI family protein, whose product MTDSQLPPDKELPEFPEVPKPPELPLPPEVNIERPKQRENRPTEGAKQAGALGMAAAVGTSLAAPIIVGALIGVYLDRWLKTDPWLTMIFLFVGIVSGFIQMIRTLNRVEQLNK is encoded by the coding sequence ATGACCGATTCGCAATTACCGCCTGACAAAGAACTCCCAGAGTTTCCCGAGGTTCCCAAACCGCCCGAACTGCCCTTGCCGCCAGAGGTGAACATCGAACGGCCCAAGCAAAGGGAGAATCGCCCAACCGAAGGCGCCAAACAGGCCGGCGCATTGGGCATGGCGGCCGCGGTCGGCACGTCGCTCGCCGCTCCGATCATCGTTGGAGCGCTGATCGGCGTCTATCTGGACCGATGGCTAAAAACCGACCCGTGGCTGACCATGATCTTCCTGTTTGTCGGCATCGTGTCGGGCTTTATCCAGATGATTCGAACCCTTAACCGAGTGGAGCAACTGAACAAATGA
- the trmFO gene encoding methylenetetrahydrofolate--tRNA-(uracil(54)-C(5))-methyltransferase (FADH(2)-oxidizing) TrmFO, giving the protein MRAVTVIGAGFAGSEAAWAIAQRGVPARLVEMRPAKMTPAHQTGYCAELVCSNSFKSLSPTSPAGRLKIEMEQLGSLTVPIAKEHAVPAGEALAVDRELFAKAVSEAIARHPNIERIEEETTEVPSDGPTIIATGPLTSDALAQSISQITGQERLHFFDAVSPIVDAASIDYDKVFTSSRYDKGDPGYLNCPMDKEQYEAFVAAIREAERTPLHSFEDTRFFEGCVPLEELADRGLKTLSFGPMKPVGLTDPRTGRRPYAVLQLRPENAQKTMYSLVACQTRLKWGEQKRIFQMAPGLENAEFVRLGVIHRNTYLDSPRLLDATLQLRTRKDLFFAGQLTGVEGYLESAASGIIAGINAARLALGQEPVAPPPETVLGSLLCYISSYDHQPFPPMNASWGLLPHPEPMIKDKGARRAKQLESAISAMDEFARNLNERSKNGHS; this is encoded by the coding sequence ATGAGAGCGGTTACCGTGATCGGGGCTGGGTTTGCGGGGTCCGAAGCGGCCTGGGCCATCGCCCAGCGCGGCGTCCCCGCGCGCCTTGTCGAAATGCGTCCCGCTAAGATGACCCCTGCCCACCAGACCGGATATTGTGCCGAACTGGTCTGCTCCAACTCGTTCAAGTCGCTCTCCCCAACGTCGCCCGCCGGCAGGCTCAAGATCGAGATGGAGCAGTTGGGCTCGCTCACCGTGCCCATTGCAAAGGAGCATGCCGTGCCCGCGGGCGAAGCCCTGGCCGTCGATCGCGAACTCTTTGCCAAGGCCGTATCGGAGGCCATCGCCCGCCATCCAAATATCGAACGGATCGAAGAAGAAACGACCGAAGTCCCCAGCGATGGCCCGACTATCATAGCCACAGGCCCCCTTACGTCGGACGCCTTGGCGCAATCGATCTCGCAGATCACTGGACAAGAGAGACTGCACTTCTTCGACGCCGTTTCGCCCATTGTCGATGCGGCGAGCATCGATTACGACAAGGTTTTCACCTCGAGCCGGTACGACAAGGGCGATCCGGGCTATCTCAATTGCCCAATGGACAAGGAACAGTACGAGGCGTTCGTTGCCGCAATCCGCGAGGCCGAGCGAACTCCGTTGCACAGTTTCGAAGACACGCGCTTCTTCGAGGGCTGCGTGCCGTTGGAAGAATTGGCGGACCGGGGTCTCAAGACCTTATCGTTCGGCCCAATGAAACCGGTCGGATTGACCGATCCGCGCACCGGGCGGCGACCCTATGCCGTGTTGCAATTGCGGCCCGAAAACGCCCAGAAGACGATGTACAGTCTAGTTGCCTGCCAAACTCGGCTGAAGTGGGGCGAACAGAAACGAATCTTTCAGATGGCGCCTGGGTTGGAAAACGCCGAGTTTGTGCGACTGGGCGTGATCCATCGAAACACCTACCTCGATTCGCCGCGCCTGTTAGACGCGACTTTGCAACTGCGGACTAGAAAGGACCTCTTCTTCGCTGGTCAACTGACGGGCGTGGAAGGCTATCTAGAATCGGCCGCATCGGGCATCATCGCGGGCATCAACGCCGCACGGCTGGCGCTGGGCCAAGAGCCCGTCGCGCCCCCGCCCGAAACGGTTTTAGGTTCGCTTTTGTGCTACATTAGCAGTTACGACCACCAACCCTTTCCGCCGATGAACGCCAGCTGGGGCCTGTTGCCGCATCCCGAACCCATGATCAAAGACAAGGGCGCTCGCAGAGCCAAGCAGCTAGAATCGGCAATCTCGGCAATGGACGAATTTGCGCGCAATCTAAACGAACGGAGCAAGAATGGCCACAGTTAG
- a CDS encoding DUF1015 domain-containing protein yields the protein MATVRPFKALRYSDVSEQVVAPPYDVIGPERRQQLMQSSAHNIVWLTLPEGDGDKYETAVQTLARWIDEGAVRDDDRPGFYRYVQTFRHPLTGQEVSRTGLIVTLKTEPYERGVVLPHEQTFPGVKEDRFRLLQATRTHLESIFGLYESNSALQDSLGRASFRPLAQLDHPDLPEGYSQRLEVADEPSDTEAIAGAFEPLRIWIADGHHRYETALRYGMESGDENSPTRFLPILLVSMDDPGLVILPTHRALTSDPAPDWQSAIGERFDARAVSLSGLLNEMERAADAANPGIGFVNREQAWLITPRGGLEMRSILGDGVSDALANLDVNVLHQALMPAMGFGDAAPEFTHDPRQALDGVERGAYCSAFLLNPPSLAAMSEIANRGEKMPKKSTYFYPKALSGLVMWRIPGGN from the coding sequence ATGGCCACAGTTAGACCCTTCAAAGCCTTAAGATATAGCGACGTGAGCGAACAGGTCGTCGCGCCGCCCTACGACGTGATCGGACCGGAGCGCAGACAGCAGCTGATGCAGAGCAGCGCTCATAACATCGTCTGGCTGACCTTGCCAGAGGGCGATGGCGACAAGTACGAGACGGCCGTCCAAACCTTGGCCCGATGGATCGATGAGGGCGCAGTGAGGGACGACGATCGCCCCGGGTTCTATCGGTACGTCCAGACTTTCCGGCATCCTTTGACCGGGCAGGAGGTTTCTCGAACGGGACTGATCGTAACGCTGAAGACCGAGCCTTATGAGAGGGGCGTCGTACTGCCGCACGAGCAGACCTTCCCAGGCGTCAAAGAGGATCGATTTCGCCTGTTGCAGGCGACGCGAACGCATCTGGAGAGCATTTTTGGCCTTTACGAATCGAACTCTGCGCTGCAAGATTCGCTCGGGCGCGCGTCTTTCCGACCGCTCGCTCAACTCGATCATCCCGATCTGCCCGAGGGCTACAGCCAGCGATTGGAGGTTGCGGACGAACCGAGCGACACCGAGGCAATTGCCGGCGCCTTTGAGCCGCTTCGCATCTGGATCGCCGACGGCCATCATCGCTACGAGACCGCGCTCCGATACGGCATGGAGTCGGGCGACGAAAACTCTCCGACGCGCTTTCTTCCCATTCTCTTGGTCTCGATGGATGATCCCGGCCTGGTGATTCTGCCCACGCACCGCGCGCTGACGAGCGACCCTGCGCCCGATTGGCAAAGCGCGATCGGCGAGCGTTTCGACGCGCGCGCCGTTTCCCTGTCCGGCCTCCTTAACGAGATGGAGCGCGCGGCCGATGCAGCCAACCCAGGCATCGGGTTCGTCAACCGAGAACAGGCCTGGCTCATTACCCCGCGAGGGGGTCTGGAAATGCGCTCGATATTGGGAGATGGCGTTTCCGACGCTTTGGCCAACTTGGATGTGAACGTGCTGCACCAGGCGCTGATGCCCGCGATGGGCTTTGGAGACGCTGCGCCCGAGTTTACGCACGATCCGCGACAAGCGTTGGACGGGGTAGAGCGCGGCGCCTACTGTTCGGCCTTCCTGCTCAATCCGCCTTCGCTGGCCGCTATGAGCGAGATTGCCAACCGGGGCGAGAAAATGCCCAAGAAGTCGACCTATTTCTATCCAAAGGCGCTGAGCGGACTGGTCATGTGGCGCATTCCGGGAGGGAACTGA
- a CDS encoding MOSC domain-containing protein — protein MMGVVKGIYIADAEGAPVRPVAEIRAVAGVGLEGDRNFRENAESGTQATFIEQEAVEALRRDFEIDLAPGAHRRNIVTQGAPLNHLIGKRFRVGEAEFVGIRLCEPCAYLESMTQPGIVKGLVHRGGLRADILRSGAIRPGDELTVLEE, from the coding sequence CTGATGGGAGTTGTCAAAGGGATCTACATCGCCGATGCCGAAGGCGCGCCCGTGCGCCCAGTTGCAGAAATCCGCGCTGTCGCGGGAGTGGGATTGGAGGGCGACCGCAACTTTCGAGAAAACGCCGAAAGCGGCACGCAGGCGACCTTTATCGAACAAGAGGCTGTAGAGGCTCTCAGGCGCGACTTCGAGATCGATCTGGCGCCCGGCGCCCACAGAAGAAACATCGTAACCCAAGGCGCTCCTCTAAACCATTTGATCGGCAAGCGATTTCGGGTCGGCGAGGCCGAGTTTGTCGGCATCCGACTGTGCGAGCCGTGCGCCTATTTGGAGAGCATGACGCAGCCTGGCATCGTCAAAGGTTTGGTGCATCGGGGCGGTTTGCGAGCCGACATCCTGCGCTCGGGCGCGATCAGACCGGGCGACGAACTGACCGTGCTGGAGGAGTGA